In Nostoc sp. UHCC 0926, a single genomic region encodes these proteins:
- the mutS gene encoding DNA mismatch repair protein MutS, translating to MTASHPETPSNKPDASTFISDHRQVDRSKLSQMYLHYVETKDKYPHAVLLYRVGDFFECYFQDAVKLAQELELVLTSKQAGEQGRVAMSGVPHHAWERYTTMLVEKGYAVVICDQVEDASEAAGRLVRREVTRILTPGTLLEEGMLKSSRNNYLAAVVIAANHWGLAYADISTGEFLTTQGSDLEHLTQELMRLQPSEVLVPTNAPDLGSLLRPGETSPHLPQCLPPSFCYSLRSQVPFSQGEARPRLLQKFKVRSLEGLGCDHLPLAVRAAGGLLEYLEDTQKENPVSLQKLRTYTDKDYLIVDNQTRRNLEITQTVRDGTFHGSLLWALDRTSTAMGGRALRRWLLQPLLDIKGIRARQDTIQELMENTPLRQDLRQLLRQIYDLERLTGRAGSGTANARDLVALADSLSRLPELSHLVTEARSPFLKALQKVPSVLEELAQKLHAHLVESPPILIKEGGLIRPSVNSLLDERKATVEADQQWIANLEVDERAKTGISTLKVGFNKTFGYYISISRTKADQVPANYIRKQTLTNEERYITPDLKEREARILTARDDLNQLEYEIFTALREEVAQEAEVIRNLSRAVAAADVLCGLAELAVHQGYCRPEMLPRREINIVDGRHPVVEQSLPPGFFVPNSIQLGSGELGVGSSEEEISLFPDLIILTGPNASGKSCYLRQVGLIQLMAQIGSFVPARFARLGICDRIFTRVGAVDDLATGQSTFMVEMNETANILNHATSRSLVLLDEIGRGTATFDGLSIAWAVAEYIAVDIRARTIFATHYHELNELASILPNVANYQVTVKELPDQIIFLHQVQPGGADKSYGIEAGRLAGLPAVVIQRAKQVMGQIEKHSKIAMGLQNLD from the coding sequence ATGACCGCTTCTCACCCTGAAACTCCATCTAACAAGCCCGACGCGAGTACTTTTATTTCCGACCATCGACAGGTAGACCGCAGTAAGCTAAGTCAAATGTATCTGCACTATGTCGAGACGAAGGATAAATATCCTCACGCAGTATTGCTGTATCGGGTAGGAGATTTTTTTGAATGCTATTTCCAAGATGCTGTAAAACTAGCGCAAGAATTGGAATTAGTTCTCACTAGCAAGCAAGCTGGGGAACAGGGACGAGTGGCGATGTCTGGTGTTCCACACCATGCTTGGGAACGCTACACGACGATGCTGGTAGAAAAAGGCTATGCAGTGGTAATTTGCGACCAAGTAGAAGATGCTTCTGAAGCTGCTGGTAGATTAGTGCGGCGGGAAGTAACGCGCATCCTGACTCCTGGGACTTTGCTGGAAGAGGGAATGCTCAAATCAAGTCGCAATAACTACTTAGCAGCAGTAGTAATTGCCGCAAATCATTGGGGTTTAGCCTATGCAGACATCTCTACAGGGGAATTTCTCACGACTCAAGGTAGTGATTTAGAACATTTGACACAAGAATTAATGCGCTTGCAACCTTCAGAGGTGTTAGTTCCCACAAATGCGCCCGATTTGGGTAGTTTGCTGCGTCCGGGAGAAACTTCGCCGCATCTTCCACAGTGTTTACCACCATCATTTTGCTATAGTTTGCGATCGCAAGTTCCCTTTTCCCAAGGCGAAGCTAGACCTAGATTATTGCAGAAATTTAAGGTGCGATCGCTCGAAGGACTCGGTTGTGATCATCTTCCCCTCGCCGTCCGGGCAGCTGGTGGTCTTCTGGAATATCTGGAAGATACCCAAAAGGAAAACCCAGTTTCCCTCCAGAAACTTCGTACTTACACAGACAAAGACTATCTAATTGTTGACAATCAAACCCGTCGTAACCTGGAAATTACCCAAACTGTCCGGGATGGAACTTTTCACGGTTCTCTACTCTGGGCACTAGATAGAACTAGTACAGCGATGGGTGGGCGTGCTTTACGGCGGTGGTTATTGCAGCCACTACTCGATATTAAAGGCATTCGAGCGCGGCAAGATACCATCCAAGAATTGATGGAAAATACGCCCCTGCGTCAAGATTTGCGGCAGTTGTTACGCCAAATTTATGACCTGGAACGACTCACAGGAAGGGCGGGTTCTGGTACAGCTAATGCTAGAGATTTAGTAGCTTTGGCAGATTCTCTCTCCCGCTTACCGGAATTATCCCACTTAGTAACTGAGGCGCGTTCTCCTTTCCTCAAAGCTTTGCAGAAAGTCCCAAGTGTGTTAGAAGAATTAGCACAAAAGTTACACGCGCATCTTGTGGAGTCGCCACCCATACTAATCAAAGAAGGCGGATTGATTCGCCCTAGCGTGAATTCCCTGTTAGATGAAAGGAAAGCGACTGTAGAAGCAGACCAGCAATGGATTGCCAATTTAGAAGTTGATGAGAGGGCTAAGACGGGAATTTCGACACTAAAGGTAGGATTTAACAAAACTTTTGGCTATTATATCAGTATTTCCCGCACCAAAGCCGACCAAGTACCCGCTAATTACATCCGCAAGCAAACCCTGACGAATGAAGAACGCTACATCACCCCAGATTTGAAAGAACGAGAAGCCCGGATTCTCACGGCGCGGGATGATTTAAATCAGTTGGAATATGAGATTTTTACGGCGTTGCGGGAAGAGGTAGCACAAGAAGCGGAGGTAATTCGCAATCTATCTCGGGCAGTGGCGGCGGCGGATGTGTTGTGTGGTTTGGCTGAGTTGGCTGTGCATCAAGGTTACTGTCGTCCAGAAATGTTACCAAGAAGGGAGATAAACATTGTTGATGGCCGTCATCCAGTAGTGGAACAGTCTTTACCTCCTGGTTTCTTTGTGCCGAATTCGATTCAACTAGGGAGTGGGGAATTGGGAGTAGGAAGTAGTGAAGAAGAAATTTCCCTATTCCCTGATTTGATTATCCTCACCGGGCCAAACGCTAGTGGCAAAAGTTGTTATTTGCGTCAGGTGGGATTGATTCAGCTAATGGCGCAAATTGGTAGTTTTGTACCAGCTAGATTTGCTAGGTTGGGAATATGCGATCGCATTTTCACTCGTGTAGGTGCAGTAGATGATCTTGCAACTGGTCAATCTACGTTCATGGTGGAGATGAATGAAACGGCGAATATTCTCAACCATGCCACATCTAGGTCGCTGGTATTGTTAGATGAAATTGGCCGCGGGACAGCGACATTTGATGGTCTTTCCATAGCTTGGGCGGTGGCGGAATATATAGCAGTGGATATTCGGGCGCGAACGATTTTTGCGACTCATTATCATGAGTTAAATGAACTGGCTAGCATTTTGCCGAATGTGGCTAATTATCAAGTCACTGTGAAAGAATTACCCGACCAAATTATCTTCTTGCATCAAGTCCAACCAGGAGGTGCTGATAAGTCTTATGGGATTGAAGCGGGAAGATTGGCAGGTTTACCAGCGGTGGTGATTCAACGAGCAAAACAAGTTATGGGACAAATTGAGAAACACAGTAAGATTGCGATGGGGCTGCAAAATCTGGATTAA
- a CDS encoding type II toxin-antitoxin system PemK/MazF family toxin codes for MPNYSKNDIILVQYPFSDLSSSKVRPAVVVSVPHVSQDIPITPLTSKTGALLEGEFVLSEWAAAGLNVATAVKRGLYTVHKNLVVKVIGKLADADAELLEQSLRCWLGL; via the coding sequence ATGCCCAACTATTCTAAAAATGACATCATTTTGGTTCAGTATCCCTTTTCAGATTTGTCTAGTTCAAAAGTTAGACCTGCTGTTGTGGTAAGTGTGCCACACGTTTCTCAAGACATCCCAATTACGCCCTTGACGAGCAAAACTGGAGCATTGCTAGAAGGTGAGTTTGTCTTGTCAGAATGGGCAGCAGCAGGGCTAAACGTGGCTACAGCAGTCAAGAGAGGTTTATACACAGTGCATAAAAACTTAGTTGTAAAAGTGATTGGCAAGTTAGCTGATGCTGATGCTGAACTGTTAGAGCAATCTTTGCGGTGTTGGTTGGGGTTGTGA
- a CDS encoding FkbM family methyltransferase: MISSLRRKFNYFTNHRAFKESPLKVTFRLIYWWIVCQLSIPQTILVKKWNVRFFLPPAFYRTGNTSLFVFRDTYEPELGYIERTLSSGEVFIDAGANCGIYTLLASKLVGDSGLVLSFEPGVESLKSIEHNLEINSVTNVKLFKSALSEEEGTAKLYHIENAPTSYSLGSDKSEEISFEEVPITTLDHVLAHEEIERVDFIKMDVEGAEELVFRGATSLFSRMKPKVIFEISSQTSARLNLSADGAFNFLKELGYQFFKVKNTGELFSFESPEGQRGNILAIHKDDLVTG, translated from the coding sequence ATGATATCAAGTTTACGAAGGAAATTTAATTATTTCACAAATCATAGGGCTTTTAAAGAGTCCCCTCTGAAAGTTACTTTCCGTTTAATATATTGGTGGATAGTTTGTCAGCTTTCTATTCCACAAACGATTTTAGTTAAAAAGTGGAATGTTCGCTTTTTTTTACCGCCTGCTTTTTATAGAACAGGGAATACTAGTCTCTTTGTTTTCCGTGATACTTATGAGCCTGAATTAGGTTATATTGAGCGCACCCTCTCATCAGGTGAAGTGTTCATAGATGCAGGAGCCAACTGTGGTATTTATACCTTGTTGGCTAGCAAATTAGTAGGAGATTCTGGACTAGTTCTTTCCTTTGAACCAGGAGTAGAATCTTTAAAAAGTATTGAGCATAATCTAGAAATCAATAGCGTGACTAACGTCAAGTTATTCAAATCGGCACTTTCTGAAGAAGAAGGTACAGCTAAGTTGTATCATATTGAAAATGCTCCTACGAGTTATTCTTTAGGATCAGATAAAAGTGAAGAGATAAGTTTTGAAGAGGTTCCGATCACTACTCTCGATCATGTGTTGGCTCATGAAGAGATTGAGCGAGTGGATTTTATCAAGATGGATGTAGAGGGAGCAGAGGAACTTGTCTTTCGGGGTGCAACTTCATTATTTAGCCGGATGAAACCGAAAGTGATATTTGAGATCAGCTCTCAGACAAGTGCAAGACTTAATTTGTCAGCTGATGGAGCCTTCAATTTTCTTAAGGAACTTGGTTACCAGTTTTTCAAAGTTAAAAATACAGGCGAACTGTTCAGCTTTGAATCTCCTGAAGGTCAGAGAGGAAATATTCTAGCAATTCATAAGGATGATTTAGTGACAGGTTAA
- a CDS encoding DUF2283 domain-containing protein produces MTYSLFSRVFCKYFPRISNLAIVGKNKSKIHLTLSKLRIILSDVPIEDSDEEKPGVILDHNEDRNIIELERLDASKRIDNPHSLEYSIFTY; encoded by the coding sequence TTGACTTATTCTCTTTTTTCTAGAGTATTTTGTAAATATTTTCCTCGAATCTCAAATCTAGCTATTGTAGGTAAAAATAAAAGCAAAATTCATTTAACACTATCGAAATTAAGGATTATATTGAGTGATGTACCCATAGAAGATAGTGACGAAGAAAAGCCAGGGGTAATTTTAGATCACAATGAAGACAGAAATATTATTGAGCTAGAAAGATTAGACGCTTCCAAAAGAATTGATAATCCACATTCCCTAGAGTATTCAATTTTTACATATTAG
- a CDS encoding magnesium chelatase subunit H: MFTHVKSTIRHIAPDNLRGRNLIKVVYVVLESQYQSALSQAVRTINASNPNLAIEISGYLIEELRDPENYQEFKREIESANIFIASLIFIEDLAQKVVAAVEPHRDHLDVSVVFPSMPEVMRLNKMGTFSLAQLGQSKSAIAQFMRKRKEKSGAGFQDGMLKLLRTLPQVLKFLPMDKAQDARNFMLSFQYWLGGSPENLENFLLMLADKYVLKDLEKQNFAPSTYQQPVVYPDLGIWHPLAPSMFEDVREYLNWYTARKDISSDLKDPLAPCVGLVLQRTHLVTGDDAHYVAMVQELEALGARVLPVFAGGLDFSKPVDAYFYEPNTNIQLVDAVISLTGFALVGGPARQDHPKAIESLKRLNRPYMVALPLVFQTTEEWMDSDLGLHPIQVALQIAIPELDGAIEPIILSGRDGTTGKAIALRDRVEAVAERALKWANLRRKPKLDKKVAITVFSFPPDKGNVGTAAYLDVFGSIYEVMKALKNNGYDLPQLPESAEALMQEVIHDAQAQYNSPELNIAYKMSVPEYEALTPYSHRLEENWGPPPGHLNSDGQNLLIYGKQFGNVFIGVQPTFGYEGDPMRLLFSRSASPHHGFAAYYTYLEQVWKADAVLHFGTHGSLEFMPGKQMGMSGDCYPDNLIGSIPNLYYYAANNPSEATIAKRRSYAETISYLTPPAENAGLYKGLKELSELIASYQTLKDSGRGISIVNSIMDKCRIVNLDKDINLPETDSKDMSADERDNIVGNVYRRLMEIESRLLPCGLHVIGKPPSAEEAIATLVNIASLDRQEEGLQGLPGIIANSIGRNIDDIYQSNDRGILEDVQLLQDITLATRAAVGALVQEQTDAEGRVSLVSRLNFFNMGKKEPWVEALHKAGYPKVDTATLKPLFEYLEFCLQQVCADNELGALLRGLEGEYILPGPGGDPIRNPDVLPTGKNIHALDPQSIPTTAAVQSAKIVVDRLLARNKAENEGKWPETIACVLWGTDNIKTYGESLAQIMWMVGVRPVPDALGRVNKLELISLEELGRPRIDVVINCSGVFRDLFINQMNLLDQGVKMAAEADEPLEMNFVRKHALQQAEDMGINLRQAATRVFSNASGSYSSNINLAVENSTWDSEAELQEMYLNRKSFSFNSDNPGMMDESRQIFESTLKTADATFQNLDSSEISLTDVSHYFDSDPTKLVASLRGDGKKPASYIADTTTANAQVRTLSETVRLDARTKLLNPKWYEGMLSHGYEGVRELSKRLVNTTGWSATAGAVDNWIYEDTNETFIKDEEMQKRLLNLNPHSFRKIVSTLLEVNGRGYWETSEENLDRLRELYQEVEDRIEGID; this comes from the coding sequence ATGTTCACCCACGTCAAGTCCACCATTAGACACATTGCGCCTGATAACTTACGCGGACGTAATTTAATCAAGGTGGTCTATGTCGTGCTTGAGTCCCAGTACCAGAGTGCATTGTCGCAAGCGGTTCGCACGATTAACGCGAGCAATCCTAACTTGGCGATTGAAATCAGCGGGTACTTGATTGAGGAACTCCGCGACCCAGAGAACTACCAGGAGTTCAAACGAGAAATTGAGAGTGCGAATATCTTCATCGCTTCCCTCATTTTCATCGAAGACTTAGCACAGAAAGTAGTAGCAGCAGTAGAACCACACCGCGATCACCTGGACGTTTCCGTTGTCTTTCCCTCCATGCCAGAAGTAATGCGCCTAAATAAAATGGGCACTTTTTCCTTGGCACAGTTGGGTCAGTCAAAAAGTGCGATCGCCCAATTCATGCGGAAACGCAAAGAAAAATCAGGTGCGGGATTCCAAGATGGGATGCTGAAGCTTTTGCGAACCCTACCGCAAGTGCTGAAGTTTTTACCGATGGATAAGGCACAGGATGCCCGAAATTTCATGCTCAGTTTTCAGTATTGGCTAGGTGGTTCTCCAGAAAACTTGGAAAACTTCTTGCTGATGCTAGCTGATAAATACGTATTGAAAGATTTAGAGAAACAAAATTTTGCACCTTCTACATATCAGCAGCCGGTGGTTTATCCCGATTTAGGGATTTGGCATCCTTTGGCTCCTAGTATGTTTGAAGATGTCAGAGAGTACCTCAATTGGTATACAGCTCGTAAGGATATTTCCAGCGATCTAAAAGATCCCTTAGCTCCTTGTGTCGGGTTAGTATTGCAACGGACTCACCTAGTTACAGGGGATGATGCCCATTATGTAGCAATGGTGCAGGAGTTGGAAGCACTAGGCGCACGGGTATTACCTGTGTTTGCTGGTGGTTTGGATTTCTCCAAGCCTGTGGATGCCTACTTTTATGAACCAAATACCAACATACAGTTGGTAGATGCAGTGATATCGCTGACTGGTTTTGCTTTAGTTGGTGGGCCAGCTAGACAAGACCATCCCAAGGCAATTGAGTCACTCAAACGCTTAAACCGTCCTTACATGGTGGCGTTACCCTTAGTATTCCAAACCACAGAAGAGTGGATGGATAGCGATTTAGGCTTGCATCCGATTCAAGTAGCTTTGCAAATTGCGATTCCCGAATTGGATGGGGCAATTGAGCCGATAATTTTATCGGGTAGGGATGGGACTACAGGGAAAGCGATCGCCCTGCGCGATCGGGTTGAAGCTGTGGCCGAACGTGCCTTAAAATGGGCAAATCTGCGCCGCAAACCCAAGCTTGATAAGAAAGTTGCCATCACCGTTTTCAGCTTCCCACCAGATAAAGGCAACGTCGGAACCGCCGCTTACTTGGATGTATTCGGTTCCATCTATGAGGTGATGAAAGCCCTCAAAAATAACGGCTACGACTTACCCCAATTGCCAGAATCAGCCGAAGCGTTGATGCAAGAAGTCATCCATGACGCTCAAGCGCAGTACAACAGCCCTGAACTCAACATTGCTTACAAAATGTCGGTTCCTGAGTATGAGGCACTCACCCCCTACTCTCACCGCCTAGAAGAGAACTGGGGCCCACCTCCGGGACATCTTAATAGTGATGGGCAAAACCTGTTGATTTATGGTAAGCAATTCGGTAACGTCTTCATCGGTGTCCAACCTACATTTGGTTACGAAGGCGATCCGATGCGGCTGTTGTTCTCCCGTTCAGCTAGTCCTCACCACGGTTTTGCTGCCTACTACACTTACCTAGAGCAAGTTTGGAAAGCTGACGCTGTACTGCACTTTGGTACACACGGTTCCTTGGAATTCATGCCAGGTAAACAGATGGGGATGTCTGGCGACTGTTATCCAGATAACTTGATTGGCTCAATTCCCAATTTGTATTACTACGCAGCCAATAATCCGAGTGAAGCGACAATTGCCAAACGTCGGAGTTATGCCGAAACGATTTCCTACTTGACACCTCCAGCAGAAAATGCTGGTTTGTATAAAGGTTTAAAGGAACTCAGCGAATTAATTGCTTCCTATCAAACCTTGAAAGATAGTGGACGCGGTATTTCCATTGTTAACAGCATCATGGATAAATGCCGAATCGTGAATCTGGATAAGGATATCAATCTGCCAGAAACCGATTCCAAAGACATGAGTGCCGATGAGCGGGATAATATTGTAGGCAACGTCTACCGCCGATTGATGGAAATTGAGTCACGATTATTGCCTTGTGGGTTGCACGTGATTGGGAAACCGCCAAGTGCAGAAGAAGCGATCGCAACTCTGGTCAATATTGCTAGTCTAGATCGTCAGGAAGAAGGACTTCAAGGCTTACCGGGAATTATCGCTAACAGCATTGGGCGTAATATTGACGATATTTACCAAAGTAACGACAGAGGCATTTTAGAAGATGTCCAGCTATTGCAAGATATCACCTTAGCAACCCGTGCAGCAGTTGGGGCACTTGTCCAAGAGCAAACCGACGCTGAAGGGCGAGTTTCTCTGGTTTCCCGGTTGAATTTCTTCAACATGGGTAAAAAAGAGCCTTGGGTAGAAGCATTACATAAAGCAGGTTATCCCAAAGTTGACACAGCCACACTCAAACCCCTATTTGAGTATTTGGAATTCTGCCTCCAGCAAGTTTGTGCCGACAACGAACTAGGAGCATTGCTCAGAGGCTTAGAAGGCGAGTACATCCTACCCGGACCTGGTGGTGATCCCATCCGCAACCCGGATGTCTTGCCTACGGGTAAGAATATCCATGCTCTAGATCCCCAATCGATCCCAACAACAGCAGCAGTACAATCAGCCAAAATCGTTGTAGACAGGCTTTTGGCACGTAATAAGGCGGAAAACGAAGGTAAATGGCCAGAAACCATCGCCTGCGTTCTCTGGGGAACCGATAACATCAAAACTTACGGCGAATCCCTAGCACAAATTATGTGGATGGTGGGCGTGCGTCCAGTTCCCGATGCCTTGGGACGCGTGAACAAATTGGAATTGATATCTCTAGAAGAGTTGGGACGCCCCAGAATTGATGTGGTAATCAACTGTTCTGGTGTATTCCGTGATTTGTTCATCAACCAAATGAACCTGCTAGATCAAGGCGTGAAGATGGCAGCTGAGGCAGATGAACCCTTAGAAATGAACTTTGTTCGCAAACACGCTTTGCAGCAAGCTGAGGATATGGGGATTAATCTGCGTCAAGCAGCAACTCGCGTCTTTTCCAACGCCTCTGGTTCCTACTCGTCAAATATCAACTTGGCGGTAGAAAACAGCACTTGGGATAGTGAAGCCGAGTTGCAAGAAATGTATCTCAACCGGAAATCCTTCTCCTTCAATTCCGATAACCCCGGAATGATGGACGAATCCCGGCAGATTTTTGAAAGTACTTTGAAAACTGCTGATGCAACTTTCCAAAATCTGGATTCTTCCGAGATTAGCTTGACAGATGTTTCTCACTACTTTGATTCAGATCCCACTAAGCTAGTTGCAAGTTTGCGAGGTGATGGTAAAAAACCAGCATCTTATATTGCAGATACAACCACAGCTAACGCTCAAGTGCGGACATTATCAGAAACCGTGCGCTTAGATGCGCGTACCAAATTGTTAAATCCCAAGTGGTACGAAGGGATGCTGTCTCACGGTTACGAAGGTGTGCGCGAACTCTCCAAGCGGTTGGTGAATACAACAGGTTGGAGTGCGACAGCTGGCGCTGTGGATAACTGGATTTATGAGGATACTAACGAAACCTTCATCAAAGATGAAGAAATGCAGAAACGGTTGCTGAACCTCAACCCTCATTCTTTCCGCAAGATTGTATCAACTTTGTTGGAAGTGAATGGACGCGGTTATTGGGAGACTAGCGAGGAGAATTTAGATCGTCTGCGCGAGTTGTACCAAGAAGTTGAAGACCGAATTGAAGGGATAGACTAG
- a CDS encoding lipid-A-disaccharide synthase, producing MTQVDILILSNGPGEVTTWVRPVVKALRQELGDDRSVVRISVVLSPCSNATGKEAAIALSYPEVDRVQGAEHFWQFLLRGKTFENWDWRSRGVVVFLGGDQIFPVVIGKKLGYRTVIYAEWEARWHNWIDRFGVMKPEVAARVPQKYAHKFTVVGDLMLEAAGEAGESLDSNSPLPITSSFKTELIGLLPGSKAAKLAQGVPLTLGIAEYVHAKRPQTKFVIPVAPTLDLQTLASFADPQKNSIAETFSFGGADLIVPEDAKGKALLKTTTGLTVELWQENPAYDLLSQCCICLTTVGANTAELGALGVPMMVLLPTQQLDAMRSWDGLPGLLANLPGVGTTFAKVINWLFLRLVKNKGLLAWPNIWAQEEIVPELMGKLEPQEVGEMVLDLLAHPEKLDEMRSKLHSVRGENGAAQRIAQIVCEEIGR from the coding sequence ATGACTCAAGTAGATATTCTCATCCTATCAAATGGCCCAGGTGAGGTAACAACCTGGGTGCGTCCAGTAGTGAAGGCGTTGCGGCAAGAACTAGGTGATGACCGTTCTGTGGTGAGGATTTCTGTGGTATTATCGCCTTGCTCAAATGCTACTGGTAAAGAAGCTGCGATCGCTCTTTCTTACCCAGAAGTAGACAGAGTTCAGGGAGCAGAGCATTTTTGGCAATTTTTGCTTCGGGGCAAAACATTTGAAAATTGGGACTGGAGAAGTCGCGGTGTAGTTGTTTTCCTCGGTGGCGATCAAATTTTCCCCGTAGTCATAGGCAAAAAGCTCGGATATCGCACAGTGATTTACGCCGAATGGGAAGCCCGTTGGCATAACTGGATTGATCGCTTTGGCGTGATGAAACCCGAAGTTGCTGCCCGTGTCCCCCAGAAATATGCTCACAAATTCACCGTTGTCGGTGATTTGATGCTAGAAGCAGCAGGTGAAGCCGGGGAAAGCCTAGATTCAAATTCCCCTCTGCCTATCACTTCATCATTCAAAACTGAATTGATTGGTTTACTGCCTGGGTCAAAAGCGGCAAAATTAGCCCAAGGAGTGCCATTAACTTTAGGCATTGCCGAATACGTTCACGCAAAAAGGCCCCAAACCAAGTTTGTGATTCCTGTAGCCCCGACTTTGGATTTACAAACGTTAGCTAGTTTTGCTGATCCCCAAAAGAACTCTATTGCTGAAACTTTTAGCTTTGGTGGTGCTGACTTAATTGTCCCAGAGGACGCTAAAGGCAAGGCATTGCTCAAAACAACAACGGGCTTAACTGTAGAACTGTGGCAAGAAAACCCTGCCTATGACTTATTATCCCAGTGCTGCATCTGCTTGACTACAGTGGGGGCAAACACTGCTGAACTCGGTGCTTTAGGAGTGCCAATGATGGTTTTGCTACCAACGCAGCAACTTGACGCTATGCGTTCTTGGGATGGTTTACCTGGGTTGTTGGCAAATCTGCCGGGGGTAGGTACCACCTTTGCGAAGGTGATTAATTGGCTATTCCTGAGACTGGTGAAAAATAAAGGTTTATTAGCGTGGCCAAATATCTGGGCACAGGAAGAGATAGTGCCTGAACTTATGGGTAAACTCGAACCGCAAGAAGTTGGGGAAATGGTACTAGACTTATTAGCTCATCCAGAAAAATTGGATGAGATGCGAAGTAAGCTACATAGCGTTCGTGGCGAAAACGGCGCAGCACAGAGGATAGCACAGATTGTTTGTGAGGAAATTGGCAGGTAG
- a CDS encoding Rpn family recombination-promoting nuclease/putative transposase has protein sequence MFDNVCKFLAESFSADFATWLLGEPITLTELSPSELSLEPIRADALILLQSDEVILHLEFQTVPKADIPFRMSDYRLRVYRKFPDKRMRQVVIYLKPSDSELVYKTEFVLENSLHRFEVIRLWEQPTEVFFNSPGLLPFAALSQTEDKTRTLEEVVQVIEALNDTRIRSNVAASTAVLAGLVLDKELIKKILRSDTMRESVIYQDILQEGLAQGLEQGLEQGIEQGIEQKAQEIAIKMINKGIDIETIVDVTGLTIEQVQQLQAKTLGNQAE, from the coding sequence ATGTTCGATAACGTCTGCAAGTTTTTGGCAGAGTCATTTTCAGCCGACTTTGCAACATGGCTACTCGGTGAACCAATTACACTTACCGAACTTAGTCCATCTGAATTATCCCTCGAACCTATCCGCGCCGATGCACTAATTTTATTGCAGTCTGATGAAGTTATTCTCCATCTTGAATTCCAAACTGTACCCAAAGCCGATATTCCCTTTCGGATGAGTGATTATCGTTTGCGGGTTTATCGAAAATTTCCCGATAAACGAATGCGTCAGGTAGTTATTTACCTGAAACCAAGCGATTCTGAGCTAGTCTATAAAACGGAATTTGTTCTGGAAAATAGCCTGCACAGATTTGAAGTAATTCGACTTTGGGAACAGCCAACCGAAGTATTTTTCAATTCTCCAGGTTTGCTACCGTTTGCAGCTTTAAGTCAAACCGAGGATAAAACACGAACTTTAGAAGAAGTTGTCCAAGTTATTGAAGCACTAAACGACACCCGAATCCGCAGTAATGTTGCTGCATCAACAGCAGTATTAGCTGGGCTAGTATTAGATAAAGAGTTGATTAAAAAAATTTTGCGGAGTGATACTATGCGCGAATCTGTGATTTATCAAGATATTTTGCAAGAAGGGCTTGCACAAGGATTAGAACAAGGGCTTGAACAAGGTATTGAACAAGGTATTGAACAAAAAGCTCAAGAAATTGCCATCAAAATGATTAACAAAGGTATCGATATTGAAACAATAGTAGATGTCACAGGTTTAACTATTGAACAAGTTCAACAATTACAGGCTAAAACTCTCGGTAATCAAGCCGAGTGA
- a CDS encoding Uma2 family endonuclease, giving the protein MDALIINFAPVLQITDEQFFQLCQINELIRFERNADGTLLLMPLVGGLTSNRNANLTAQLGVWNRDELLGIAFGSSVGFILPNGAVRSPDASWLKRDRWDSLTQEQKERFPPVCPDFVVELRSDTDCLIRLQNKMQEYRDNGTRLGWLIDLEIRQVEIYRSGRNVEVLQSPTSLSAEDVLPEFVLNLKDIW; this is encoded by the coding sequence ATGGATGCCTTAATTATCAACTTTGCTCCTGTTCTTCAAATAACAGATGAGCAATTCTTCCAGTTATGTCAGATAAATGAATTAATCAGATTTGAGCGTAATGCTGATGGCACATTGCTACTAATGCCTCTAGTCGGAGGTTTAACTAGCAACCGCAATGCTAATTTAACTGCTCAACTTGGAGTGTGGAATCGTGATGAGTTACTAGGCATAGCTTTTGGTTCTTCGGTTGGGTTTATTTTACCAAATGGGGCAGTGCGATCACCTGACGCATCTTGGTTAAAACGTGACAGATGGGATTCTCTCACACAGGAGCAAAAAGAGAGATTTCCGCCTGTATGTCCTGATTTTGTTGTGGAATTGCGTTCTGATACTGATTGTTTAATAAGGCTACAAAATAAAATGCAAGAGTACCGAGACAACGGTACTAGATTAGGTTGGTTAATTGATTTGGAGATTCGGCAAGTAGAAATTTATCGCTCTGGTAGAAATGTTGAAGTGCTGCAATCTCCTACTAGTTTATCAGCAGAAGATGTGCTACCAGAATTTGTGCTTAATCTTAAAGATATCTGGTGA